In a single window of the Desulfovibrio sp. ZJ209 genome:
- the maoP gene encoding DUF413 domain-containing protein: MNNKYDKVELNRHRYYLYKEFSIECHNIFSEEEEAILVKYGEWMRALVNGDISPITPAQVHFVEVFKKISHRKLNMKKYGKNIMQELRGKVNMGILRIDHLKQFRDIGKEYKLPPAEMHLIPINYKYSTIIALSV; this comes from the coding sequence ATGAACAATAAGTATGATAAAGTAGAATTAAATAGGCATCGGTATTATTTATACAAGGAATTCTCAATCGAGTGTCATAATATATTTTCGGAAGAAGAAGAGGCAATTTTGGTTAAATATGGTGAATGGATGCGGGCGTTAGTAAATGGTGATATTTCTCCTATAACTCCAGCACAAGTCCACTTTGTAGAGGTTTTTAAAAAAATATCTCACCGCAAACTAAATATGAAAAAATATGGAAAAAATATAATGCAAGAATTACGTGGGAAAGTAAATATGGGGATACTTCGGATCGACCACCTAAAACAATTCCGAGACATTGGGAAGGAATATAAGCTCCCACCAGCGGAGATGCATTTGATACCTATCAACTATAAATATTCTACTATTATCGCTTTGTCCGTGTGA
- a CDS encoding TusE/DsrC/DsvC family sulfur relay protein has product MAEITFKGKTFEVDEDGFLLHFDDWCPEWLEYVKESEGIPEITPDHQKLLDFLQDYYRKNGIAPMVRILSKNTGYKLKEIYELFPSGPGKGACKMAGLPKPTGCV; this is encoded by the coding sequence ATGGCTGAGATCACCTTCAAGGGCAAGACGTTTGAAGTGGATGAAGACGGCTTCCTGCTGCACTTCGATGACTGGTGCCCGGAATGGCTGGAGTATGTGAAAGAGTCCGAGGGCATTCCGGAAATCACGCCTGATCACCAGAAGCTGCTCGACTTCCTCCAGGACTACTACCGCAAGAACGGCATTGCGCCCATGGTGCGCATCCTTTCCAAGAACACGGGGTACAAGCTCAAGGAAATCTACGAGCTCTTCCCCTCCGGCCCCGGCAAGGGCGCCTGCAAGATGGCCGGCCTGCCCAAGCCCACGGGCTGTGTGTAG
- a CDS encoding TusE/DsrC/DsvC family sulfur relay protein, translated as MAEITFKGKSFEVDEDGFLLRFDDWCPEWLEYVKESEGISDITPDHQKILDFLQDYYRKNGIAPMVRILSKNTGYKLKEVYELFPSGPGKGACKMAGLPKPTGCV; from the coding sequence ATGGCTGAGATCACCTTTAAAGGCAAAAGCTTTGAAGTTGACGAAGACGGCTTCCTGCTCCGCTTCGATGACTGGTGCCCCGAATGGCTCGAATATGTGAAGGAGTCCGAGGGCATCAGCGATATCACCCCCGATCATCAGAAGATCCTCGATTTCCTCCAGGACTACTACCGCAAGAACGGGATTGCGCCCATGGTGCGCATCCTTTCCAAGAACACCGGCTACAAGCTGAAGGAAGTGTACGAACTCTTCCCCTCCGGCCCCGGCAAGGGCGCCTGCAAGATGGCCGGCCTGCCCAAGCCCACCGGCTGCGTGTAG
- a CDS encoding acyl-CoA dehydratase activase-related protein, which translates to MELDAPASTGAAQEAAASVPFPAGQSHAPADTSLHLGLDIGSTTVKAVLLDADDRIIFSKYRRHFSDVRGCTAALLREMAPLGAGRPCRAAISGSGGISLAGELGLPFIQEVLASSLAIGRKIPDADAVIELGGEDAKLIFLTGGAEQRMNETCAGGTGAFIDQMAAFIGTDAGGLDRLALRHKTIYPIASRCGVFAKSDILPLLNEGCAREDIAASIMQAVVGQTIGGLARGRPIKGKVVFLGGPLFFLASLRERFTAQLAEMTEAVFPEDGHFFVALGAAWHARHMAPPSFSFAQALELLEHGTPPDACGRLPALFASEEERRAFAARHAGRTVAELPLEEAEGDAWLGFDCGSTTIKAALIDAGGRLLYSFYEANKGDPLTAALGVLAEIYRRKRPGLAIRAAAATGYGSALLSAALRLDIDEVETVAHFTAASFFEPKVSFILDIGGQDIKCMRVRDGAIDRISLNEACSAGCGSFIENFAESLAMPLADFVAAALAAPSPVDLGTRCTVFMNSKVKQAQKEGVSVGDIAAGLSWAVVRNAIFKVMKISHTAELGDCVVAQGGAFRNDALLRALELELGAKVTRPGIAGIMGAFGAALIARKRGPANGTATALIGPEAVATFSARTATTRCRRCPNACLLTVTSFGDGRRFISGNRCERGAEHEPQRRPNLYAYKQERLFGPYAPLAPEDAPRGRIGIPRALNIFENYPLWFTLFTRLGYRVELSAPSSKEIFYRGHDTIPSQTVCYPAKLSHGHVRDLVDKGVTTVFFPCVQREQKGAGYGGAGYNCPVVIGYPELLARNMGILEEQGVTLIHAFLPLERELLGRRLREIPFFAGIPQAEMEAAVAAAFDEMDAYRRDIRAAGEAALKELADSGEMGLILAGHPYHTDPEIHHGVAELVTSCGLAVLTEDSVAHLMPDPGPLRVVDQWAYHSRLYRAGALAAAADNLAVLQLLSFGCGLDAVTSDQLEEIVRRGGRLYAQIKVDEGANLGPARIRIRSLLAAMRDQRERRVAAAPARKIPPAGAGSPPCRAACRKAGPAAAEHDDAPVFTHDMRHTHTLLVPQMSPMHFQFAPEIFAAEGYDSVLLPSVSRKAIELGLRHVNNDACYPAIVVIGQLLEAVLSGEYDTSKIALVISQTGGGCRATNYVGFLRKALHDAGLSHIPIASFSTSISSPGIKLTPRIFKRLIMTGHYGDALMRMVHRLRPYEREPGMVEALAAEWAEKARRNIASAGVLRFQRNMLAMIREFDRLPLVTEERRPRVGLVGEILLKYHPDANNNAARIIEEEGGEAVVTDLIDFLLYNFYDHVFNYRHLAGSRRDARVAMAGIAFLEFTRLSMRYGFRHSRRFSAPARFHELRRRTRNLISLGHQTGEGWLLGAEMVRMLESGVSGILCMQPFGCLPNHIVGKGLIRELKRRYPKATITALDYDPGASEVNQINRIKLMMRAGLAEAPGAARSA; encoded by the coding sequence CGGCATCTCGCTCGCCGGGGAGCTCGGCCTCCCCTTCATCCAGGAAGTGCTCGCCTCGAGCCTCGCCATCGGCCGCAAGATCCCGGATGCGGACGCGGTCATCGAGCTGGGCGGGGAGGACGCCAAGCTCATCTTCCTCACCGGCGGCGCCGAGCAGCGCATGAACGAGACCTGCGCCGGGGGCACCGGGGCCTTCATCGACCAGATGGCGGCCTTCATCGGCACGGACGCCGGCGGCCTCGACCGGCTCGCCCTCAGGCACAAGACCATTTATCCCATCGCCTCGCGCTGCGGCGTGTTCGCCAAAAGCGACATCCTGCCCCTGCTCAACGAGGGCTGCGCCCGCGAGGACATCGCGGCCTCCATCATGCAGGCCGTGGTGGGCCAGACCATCGGCGGCCTCGCGCGCGGGCGCCCCATCAAGGGCAAGGTGGTCTTTCTCGGGGGGCCGCTTTTCTTCCTCGCCTCCCTGCGCGAGCGCTTCACGGCGCAGCTTGCGGAGATGACCGAGGCCGTCTTTCCCGAAGACGGCCACTTCTTCGTGGCCCTGGGGGCGGCCTGGCACGCGCGGCACATGGCGCCGCCGAGCTTTTCTTTCGCGCAGGCGCTGGAACTTCTGGAACACGGCACCCCGCCGGACGCCTGCGGGCGCCTGCCCGCGCTCTTCGCAAGCGAGGAGGAGCGGCGCGCCTTCGCCGCCCGCCATGCCGGCCGCACCGTGGCCGAGCTGCCCCTCGAGGAGGCCGAGGGCGACGCGTGGCTCGGCTTCGACTGCGGCTCCACCACCATCAAGGCGGCGCTCATCGACGCCGGGGGGCGCCTGCTCTATTCCTTCTACGAGGCCAACAAGGGCGACCCGCTCACGGCGGCGCTCGGCGTGCTTGCCGAGATCTACCGGCGCAAGAGGCCCGGCCTCGCCATCCGCGCGGCCGCGGCCACGGGCTACGGGAGCGCCCTGCTCAGCGCGGCCCTGCGCCTCGACATCGACGAGGTGGAGACCGTGGCCCATTTCACGGCCGCGTCCTTTTTCGAGCCCAAGGTCTCCTTCATCCTCGACATCGGCGGCCAGGACATCAAGTGCATGCGTGTGCGCGACGGCGCCATCGACCGCATCAGCCTCAACGAGGCCTGCTCCGCCGGCTGCGGCTCCTTCATCGAGAATTTCGCCGAGTCGCTCGCCATGCCCCTTGCCGACTTCGTGGCCGCGGCCCTCGCCGCGCCCTCCCCGGTGGACCTTGGCACGCGCTGCACGGTGTTCATGAATTCCAAGGTCAAGCAGGCGCAGAAGGAAGGCGTTTCCGTGGGCGACATCGCGGCCGGCCTCTCCTGGGCCGTGGTGCGCAACGCCATCTTCAAGGTGATGAAGATCAGCCACACGGCCGAGCTTGGCGACTGCGTGGTGGCCCAGGGCGGCGCCTTCCGCAACGACGCCCTCTTGCGCGCGCTCGAGCTGGAGCTGGGCGCCAAGGTGACGCGGCCGGGCATCGCCGGCATCATGGGCGCCTTCGGCGCCGCGCTCATCGCCAGAAAGCGCGGGCCAGCAAACGGAACGGCGACAGCACTCATCGGGCCCGAGGCCGTGGCCACCTTCAGCGCGCGCACGGCGACCACGCGCTGCCGGCGCTGCCCCAACGCCTGCCTGCTCACGGTGACGAGCTTCGGCGACGGCCGGCGCTTCATCTCCGGCAACCGCTGCGAGCGCGGCGCCGAGCACGAGCCCCAGCGCCGCCCCAATCTTTACGCCTACAAGCAGGAGCGCCTGTTCGGGCCCTATGCGCCGCTCGCGCCGGAAGACGCCCCCCGCGGCCGCATCGGCATCCCGCGCGCCCTGAATATTTTTGAGAACTATCCGCTCTGGTTCACCCTCTTCACGCGCCTCGGCTATCGCGTGGAGCTCTCGGCGCCGTCCTCCAAGGAGATCTTCTACCGCGGGCACGACACCATCCCCTCGCAGACCGTGTGCTACCCGGCCAAGCTCTCGCACGGCCATGTGCGCGACCTCGTGGACAAGGGCGTCACGACCGTCTTCTTCCCCTGCGTCCAGCGGGAGCAAAAGGGCGCGGGCTATGGCGGCGCGGGTTACAATTGCCCGGTGGTCATCGGCTATCCCGAGCTCCTGGCGCGCAACATGGGCATCCTGGAGGAGCAGGGCGTCACCCTCATCCACGCCTTTTTGCCGCTGGAGCGCGAACTTCTGGGCCGGCGCCTGCGCGAGATCCCCTTCTTTGCCGGCATCCCCCAGGCGGAGATGGAAGCCGCCGTGGCCGCGGCCTTTGACGAGATGGACGCCTACCGCCGCGACATCCGCGCCGCCGGCGAAGCGGCCCTCAAGGAGCTGGCCGACAGCGGCGAAATGGGCCTCATCCTCGCCGGGCACCCCTACCACACCGACCCCGAGATCCACCACGGCGTGGCCGAGCTCGTGACCTCCTGCGGGCTCGCCGTGCTCACCGAGGATTCGGTGGCGCACCTCATGCCCGACCCGGGGCCCCTGCGCGTGGTGGACCAGTGGGCATACCACTCCAGGCTCTACCGCGCGGGCGCCCTGGCCGCCGCGGCCGACAACCTGGCAGTGCTCCAGCTGCTCTCCTTCGGCTGCGGCCTCGACGCCGTGACCTCCGACCAGCTGGAGGAGATCGTCCGCCGCGGCGGGCGCCTCTATGCGCAGATCAAGGTGGACGAAGGCGCCAACTTGGGGCCCGCGCGCATCCGCATCCGCTCCCTGCTCGCGGCCATGCGCGACCAGCGCGAACGGCGCGTGGCCGCGGCCCCTGCGCGGAAAATCCCCCCCGCGGGCGCGGGCTCCCCCCCATGCCGGGCCGCCTGCCGGAAAGCCGGGCCGGCCGCTGCGGAACACGACGACGCCCCGGTCTTCACCCACGACATGCGCCATACGCACACCCTGCTTGTGCCGCAGATGTCGCCCATGCACTTCCAGTTCGCGCCCGAGATCTTCGCCGCCGAGGGCTATGACTCGGTGCTTTTGCCGAGCGTGAGCCGCAAGGCCATCGAGCTGGGCCTCAGGCATGTGAACAACGACGCCTGCTACCCGGCCATCGTGGTCATCGGCCAGCTGCTGGAGGCCGTGCTCAGCGGCGAGTACGACACCAGCAAGATCGCGCTCGTCATCTCGCAGACGGGCGGAGGCTGCCGGGCCACCAACTATGTGGGCTTTTTGCGCAAGGCCCTGCACGACGCCGGCCTTTCGCACATCCCCATCGCGTCCTTTTCCACCAGCATCAGCTCGCCGGGCATCAAGCTCACGCCGCGCATCTTCAAGCGCCTGATCATGACCGGCCACTATGGCGACGCGCTCATGCGCATGGTGCACCGGCTGCGCCCCTACGAGCGCGAGCCCGGCATGGTGGAGGCGCTGGCGGCCGAATGGGCGGAAAAGGCCCGCCGGAACATCGCCTCGGCCGGCGTCCTGCGCTTCCAGCGCAACATGCTCGCCATGATCCGCGAATTCGACCGCCTGCCCCTCGTCACGGAGGAGCGCCGCCCGCGTGTGGGCCTCGTGGGCGAGATCCTGCTCAAATACCACCCCGACGCCAACAACAACGCCGCGCGCATTATCGAGGAGGAGGGCGGCGAGGCCGTGGTGACCGACCTCATCGACTTCTTGCTCTACAATTTTTACGACCACGTGTTCAATTACCGGCACCTCGCCGGTTCGCGGCGCGACGCGCGCGTGGCCATGGCCGGCATCGCCTTCCTGGAGTTCACGCGGCTCTCCATGCGCTACGGCTTCCGCCACAGCCGCCGCTTCAGCGCGCCCGCGCGCTTCCACGAGCTGCGCCGCCGCACGCGCAACCTCATCTCCCTCGGGCACCAGACCGGCGAGGGCTGGCTTTTGGGCGCGGAAATGGTGCGCATGCTCGAAAGCGGCGTGAGCGGCATTCTCTGCATGCAGCCCTTCGGCTGCCTGCCGAACCACATCGTGGGCAAGGGCCTCATCCGCGAGCTCAAGCGCCGCTACCCCAAGGCCACCATCACCGCGCTGGACTATGACCCCGGCGCGAGCGAGGTCAACCAGATCAACCGCATCAAGCTCATGATGCGCGCGGGCCTTGCGGAGGCGCCGGGGGCGGCCCGCTCCGCGTGA